The following proteins are encoded in a genomic region of Catharus ustulatus isolate bCatUst1 chromosome 4, bCatUst1.pri.v2, whole genome shotgun sequence:
- the NUP50 gene encoding nuclear pore complex protein Nup50 isoform X2: protein MAKRIAEKELTDRNWDQEDEAEEVGTFSVASEEVLKNRAIKKAKRRNVGSESESGGAFKGFKGFILPSGKGGGGFSGFGNGAGIKPLEGLSNGSSSVSSTPPFSSLKSTSETQSAFGSPVSNGPSAAVFVEKNAVSPRANGGSQPCSSGSALSTAHGSGTYHKQLAALNCSVRDWIVKHVNTNPLCDLTPIFRDYEQYLASIEQQHGGSSDSGSENESSKTPGPRAVPVFGSSKLQQGSTFLFNNKTEDTSDKKPEAASEKRDPLLGATSTVSLNFGKSVDSPVLGSLGSGTLSSFSFSSGNSGLFGKDANQAKPVTAASTSLLEAQTDSGNSDDKGGEEEEEEPPKVIVNEVKEDDAFYSKKCKLFYKKDNEFKEKGVGTLHLKPAGNEKTQLLVRADTNLGNILLNVLIPPKMPCTRTGKNNVLIVCVPNPPIDEKNPAVPVTMLIRVKTSEDADELHKILLEKKEA from the exons ATGGCAAAGAGAATTGCAGAGAAGGAACTGACTGACCGAAACTGGGACCAGGAGGATGAAGCTGAAGAG GTGGGAACATTCTCTGTGGCAAGTGAAGAGGTCCTGAAGAACAGAGCTATCAAAAAAGCCAAGCGCCGAAATGTTGGGTCAGAG TCTGAAAGTGGAGGAGCTTTTAAAGGGTTTAAAGGCTTTATATTGCCttctggaaaaggaggaggtgGCTTCAGTGGATTTGGAAATGGTGCGGGAATAAAGCCTTTGGAAGGGCTGTCCAACGGAAGCAGTAGTGTCTCTAGTACTCCTCCTTTCAGCAGCTTGAAGAGCACCTCTGAAACACAATCAGCATTTG GATCCCCAGTGTCAAATGGTCCtagtgctgctgtgtttgttgAGAAAAACGCCGTGAGCCCGAGAGCCAACggtggcagccagccctgctcatcTGGCAGcgccctgagcacagcccatgGCTCTGGCACCTACCACAAACAGCTGGCTGCCCTCAACTGCTCCGTGCGTGACTGGATCGTGAAGCATGTTAACACCAACCCCCTGTGCGACCTGACCCCCATCTTCAGGGACTACGAGCAGTACTTGGCGAGCATTGAGCAGCAGCATGgaggcagcagtgacagtggcTCAGAGAATGAAAGCAGCAAGACCCCTGGCCCGCGGGCTGTTCCTGTGTTTGGGAGTTCAAAGCTCCAGCAAGGCTCCACATTTTTGTTTAACAACAAAACTGAGGATACCTCAGACAAAAAACCTGAAGCTGCATCAGAAAAAAGAGACCCGTTGTTAGGAGCTACGTCAACTGTCTCGTTGAATTTTGGCAAGAGCGTTGACAGTCCTGTTTTGGGTTCCCTTGGTTCAGGAACACTTAGtagtttctcattttcttctgggAATTCAGGTTTGTTTGGAAAAGATGCAAACCAGGCTAAGCCTGTCACTGCAGCATCTACCAGTTTACTGGAAGCGCAGACAGACAGCGGCAATAGTGATGACAAAG gaggggaagaggaggaagaagagccaCCAAAAGTTATTGTTAATGAAGTAAAAGAAGATGATGCTTTCTACTCAAAGAA GTGCAAACTGTTCTACAAAAAGGATaatgaatttaaagaaaaaggtgtAGGAACATTACATTTAAAACcagcaggaaatgaaaaaactCAACTCTTGGTACGAGCCGATACCAATTTAG GAAATATACTGTTGAATGTTCTAATTCCACCTAAGATGCCATGTACAAGAACCGGAAAAAACAATGTTCTTATAGTTTGTGTTCCTAATCCACCGATTGATGAGAAGAACCCAGCTGTTCCTGTCACTATGCTAATAAGAGTGAAAACCAGTGAGGATGCAGATGAGTTGCACAAAATcttactggaaaaaaaggaggctTAA
- the NUP50 gene encoding nuclear pore complex protein Nup50 isoform X1, with product MLSAPRGRAACEETLPLPTSARSVGPAAQRSAAGRNRPAEPDFLFLPRRCGKMAKRIAEKELTDRNWDQEDEAEEVGTFSVASEEVLKNRAIKKAKRRNVGSESESGGAFKGFKGFILPSGKGGGGFSGFGNGAGIKPLEGLSNGSSSVSSTPPFSSLKSTSETQSAFGSPVSNGPSAAVFVEKNAVSPRANGGSQPCSSGSALSTAHGSGTYHKQLAALNCSVRDWIVKHVNTNPLCDLTPIFRDYEQYLASIEQQHGGSSDSGSENESSKTPGPRAVPVFGSSKLQQGSTFLFNNKTEDTSDKKPEAASEKRDPLLGATSTVSLNFGKSVDSPVLGSLGSGTLSSFSFSSGNSGLFGKDANQAKPVTAASTSLLEAQTDSGNSDDKGGEEEEEEPPKVIVNEVKEDDAFYSKKCKLFYKKDNEFKEKGVGTLHLKPAGNEKTQLLVRADTNLGNILLNVLIPPKMPCTRTGKNNVLIVCVPNPPIDEKNPAVPVTMLIRVKTSEDADELHKILLEKKEA from the exons gattttttgtttcttccacGCAGGTGTGGAAAAATGGCAAAGAGAATTGCAGAGAAGGAACTGACTGACCGAAACTGGGACCAGGAGGATGAAGCTGAAGAG GTGGGAACATTCTCTGTGGCAAGTGAAGAGGTCCTGAAGAACAGAGCTATCAAAAAAGCCAAGCGCCGAAATGTTGGGTCAGAG TCTGAAAGTGGAGGAGCTTTTAAAGGGTTTAAAGGCTTTATATTGCCttctggaaaaggaggaggtgGCTTCAGTGGATTTGGAAATGGTGCGGGAATAAAGCCTTTGGAAGGGCTGTCCAACGGAAGCAGTAGTGTCTCTAGTACTCCTCCTTTCAGCAGCTTGAAGAGCACCTCTGAAACACAATCAGCATTTG GATCCCCAGTGTCAAATGGTCCtagtgctgctgtgtttgttgAGAAAAACGCCGTGAGCCCGAGAGCCAACggtggcagccagccctgctcatcTGGCAGcgccctgagcacagcccatgGCTCTGGCACCTACCACAAACAGCTGGCTGCCCTCAACTGCTCCGTGCGTGACTGGATCGTGAAGCATGTTAACACCAACCCCCTGTGCGACCTGACCCCCATCTTCAGGGACTACGAGCAGTACTTGGCGAGCATTGAGCAGCAGCATGgaggcagcagtgacagtggcTCAGAGAATGAAAGCAGCAAGACCCCTGGCCCGCGGGCTGTTCCTGTGTTTGGGAGTTCAAAGCTCCAGCAAGGCTCCACATTTTTGTTTAACAACAAAACTGAGGATACCTCAGACAAAAAACCTGAAGCTGCATCAGAAAAAAGAGACCCGTTGTTAGGAGCTACGTCAACTGTCTCGTTGAATTTTGGCAAGAGCGTTGACAGTCCTGTTTTGGGTTCCCTTGGTTCAGGAACACTTAGtagtttctcattttcttctgggAATTCAGGTTTGTTTGGAAAAGATGCAAACCAGGCTAAGCCTGTCACTGCAGCATCTACCAGTTTACTGGAAGCGCAGACAGACAGCGGCAATAGTGATGACAAAG gaggggaagaggaggaagaagagccaCCAAAAGTTATTGTTAATGAAGTAAAAGAAGATGATGCTTTCTACTCAAAGAA GTGCAAACTGTTCTACAAAAAGGATaatgaatttaaagaaaaaggtgtAGGAACATTACATTTAAAACcagcaggaaatgaaaaaactCAACTCTTGGTACGAGCCGATACCAATTTAG GAAATATACTGTTGAATGTTCTAATTCCACCTAAGATGCCATGTACAAGAACCGGAAAAAACAATGTTCTTATAGTTTGTGTTCCTAATCCACCGATTGATGAGAAGAACCCAGCTGTTCCTGTCACTATGCTAATAAGAGTGAAAACCAGTGAGGATGCAGATGAGTTGCACAAAATcttactggaaaaaaaggaggctTAA